In Bosea sp. PAMC 26642, the DNA window ACGCAGTGTGCCGGCCTTGTAGTGGGGATAGGGCGAGGTGAAGTTGTCGAAGGAGACCTTGACGTTGCCCCCGATCAGATCCTGCACCAGCGCACCCGAGGAGCGATAGGTGACGTGCTGCATCTTCACGCCTGCGAGCTGCATGAACAGCTCCCCCGAGAGGTGAATGGACGTCCCGATCCCCGAGGAGCCAAAATTCTCCTTGCCCGGATTGGCCTTCAGATAGGCGATGAACTCGGCCACGTTCTGCGCCGGGATCGAGGGGTGGATGCAGAGAAAGTTCGGCTGCGACGAGGCCAGCGAGAGGAACTCGAAATCCTCGAACGGCTTGAAGGGCAGCTTCTCCTTGTAGAGATTGGGGTTGATGCCGTGCGTCGAAGGCGTCGTCATGCCGATCGTGTAGCCGTCGGGCGCGGCATGGGAGAGCGCCGCTACGCCTGTGTTGCCGCCGGCCCCGGCCCGGTTTTCGATGATGAAGGCCTTGCCCACCCGCTGGGTCAGCTTTTCACAGATGATCCGGCCGACGAGATCGGTGGTGCCGCCCGCCCCGAACGGAATGATGACCGTGACGGGCTTGGCCGGATAGGCCTGCCCGAAGCCGCTGCGCGAAACCAGCGGTGCGGCAAGCGCGCCGCCGGCAAGGCTGAGCGCCGTACGGCGCGTGATCGATCGGCTCATCGTTTCCCTCCCAGGATCAAGTCGCGGCTTTTGCCGTCTGACCGCAGAGTAGGCGGTAGCCCCCTGCGGGCAAGTCCCTAGGCGCTATCATGCAATCCAAAAAAGGTATC includes these proteins:
- a CDS encoding Bug family tripartite tricarboxylate transporter substrate binding protein, which produces MSRSITRRTALSLAGGALAAPLVSRSGFGQAYPAKPVTVIIPFGAGGTTDLVGRIICEKLTQRVGKAFIIENRAGAGGNTGVAALSHAAPDGYTIGMTTPSTHGINPNLYKEKLPFKPFEDFEFLSLASSQPNFLCIHPSIPAQNVAEFIAYLKANPGKENFGSSGIGTSIHLSGELFMQLAGVKMQHVTYRSSGALVQDLIGGNVKVSFDNFTSPYPHYKAGTLRGLAVTSLERAKIAPEVPTLAETLPGFDISSWNGFLAPKGTPKEICDRLISEIQVVLKDPSVVARFEELGAATTPSTGAEAKAKAETEIAKFKSIIDKAGISIQN